One genomic region from Mycobacterium basiliense encodes:
- a CDS encoding DUF402 domain-containing protein, protein MRAVDEYTVHPWGLYMARPTPGRRQFHYLESWLLPSLGLRATIFHFNPGHERDHDYYLDVGEYLPSQAVWRSEDHYLDIEVRTGNGLHLADVDELLDAVRHGLLTSDVAEQAVRRALSAVDGLARNGYDLPRWLAAHGMTISWHGPR, encoded by the coding sequence GTGCGTGCCGTCGATGAGTACACGGTGCACCCGTGGGGGCTCTACATGGCCCGGCCCACCCCCGGCCGGAGGCAGTTTCACTACCTCGAGTCCTGGCTACTGCCGTCCTTGGGGCTGCGAGCCACGATATTCCACTTCAACCCCGGCCATGAGCGAGACCACGACTACTACCTCGATGTCGGCGAATACCTACCGAGCCAAGCAGTGTGGCGTTCGGAAGATCACTACCTCGACATCGAGGTGCGCACTGGCAATGGGCTGCACCTGGCCGATGTCGACGAACTGCTCGACGCCGTCCGACACGGCCTGCTGACCTCGGATGTCGCCGAGCAAGCGGTACGCCGAGCGTTGAGCGCGGTCGATGGCCTGGCCCGCAATGGCTACGACCTGCCACGTTGGCTGGCTGCCCACGGCATGACGATCAGCTGGCACGGGCCTCGCTGA
- the rpsA gene encoding 30S ribosomal protein S1: protein MPSPAVTSPQVAVNDIGSAEDFLAAIDKTIKYFNDGDIVEGTIVKVDRDEVLLDIGYKTEGVIPARELSIKHDVDPNEVVSVGDEVEALVLTKEDKEGRLILSKKRAQYERAWGTIEALKEKDEAVKGTVIEVVKGGLILDIGLRGFLPASLVEMRRVRDLQPYIGKEIEAKIIELDKNRNNVVLSRRAWLEQTQSEVRSEFLNQLQKGTIRKGVVSSIVNFGAFVDLGGVDGLVHVSELSWKHIDHPSEVVQVGDEVTVEVLDVDMDRERVSLSLKATQEDPWRHFARTHAIGQIVPGKVTKLVPFGAFVRVEEGIEGLVHISELAERHVEVPDQVVGVGDDAMVKVIDIDLERRRISLSLKQANEDYTEEFDPAKYGMADSYDEQGNYIFPEGFDPDTNEWMEGFDTQRAEWEARYAEAERRHKMHTTQMEKFAAAEADGHGGSESVSSGAPQEKAAGGSLASDAQLAALREKLAGNA from the coding sequence ATGCCGAGTCCCGCCGTCACCTCGCCGCAAGTAGCCGTCAACGACATTGGCTCTGCCGAGGACTTTCTCGCAGCAATAGACAAAACGATCAAGTACTTCAACGATGGCGACATCGTCGAAGGCACGATCGTCAAAGTGGACCGGGACGAGGTGCTCCTCGATATCGGCTACAAGACCGAAGGGGTCATCCCCGCCCGAGAACTCTCCATCAAGCACGACGTCGACCCCAATGAGGTCGTTTCCGTCGGCGATGAGGTTGAGGCCCTGGTTCTCACCAAGGAGGACAAAGAGGGCCGCCTGATCCTCTCCAAGAAGCGCGCCCAGTACGAGCGCGCCTGGGGCACCATCGAGGCGCTCAAGGAGAAGGATGAGGCCGTTAAGGGCACCGTCATCGAGGTGGTCAAGGGTGGTCTGATCCTCGACATCGGGCTGCGCGGCTTCCTGCCCGCCTCGCTGGTCGAGATGCGGCGAGTCCGCGACCTGCAGCCCTACATCGGCAAGGAGATCGAAGCCAAGATCATCGAGCTGGACAAGAACCGCAACAATGTGGTGCTGAGCCGCCGCGCCTGGCTGGAGCAGACCCAGTCCGAGGTGCGCAGCGAATTCCTCAACCAGCTGCAGAAGGGCACCATCCGCAAGGGTGTGGTCTCCTCGATCGTCAACTTCGGCGCGTTCGTCGACCTAGGCGGTGTGGACGGTCTGGTGCATGTTTCGGAGCTGTCCTGGAAGCACATTGACCATCCGTCCGAGGTGGTCCAGGTTGGTGACGAGGTCACCGTCGAGGTTCTCGATGTCGACATGGACCGTGAGCGGGTTTCGCTGTCGCTGAAGGCAACGCAGGAAGACCCCTGGCGGCACTTCGCCCGCACCCATGCGATTGGCCAAATCGTGCCGGGCAAGGTCACCAAGCTGGTGCCGTTTGGCGCGTTCGTTCGCGTCGAGGAGGGCATCGAGGGCCTGGTGCACATCTCCGAGCTGGCCGAGCGTCACGTCGAGGTGCCCGACCAGGTGGTGGGTGTCGGCGACGACGCGATGGTCAAGGTGATCGACATCGACCTGGAACGGCGCCGCATCTCGTTGTCGCTCAAGCAGGCCAACGAGGACTACACCGAGGAGTTCGACCCGGCGAAGTACGGCATGGCTGACAGCTATGACGAGCAGGGCAACTACATCTTCCCCGAGGGCTTCGACCCCGACACCAACGAGTGGATGGAAGGTTTCGACACTCAGCGGGCCGAGTGGGAAGCGCGCTATGCCGAAGCCGAGCGTCGGCACAAGATGCACACCACGCAGATGGAGAAGTTCGCCGCGGCCGAGGCAGACGGGCACGGCGGTTCGGAGTCGGTGAGCAGCGGTGCGCCGCAGGAGAAGGCCGCGGGCGGGTCGCTGGCCAGCGACGCCCAATTGGCCGCGCTACGGGAAAAGCTCGCCGGCAACGCTTAG
- the coaE gene encoding dephospho-CoA kinase, which yields MLRIGLTGGIGAGKSALSTTFAECGGVVVDGDVLAREVVEPGTEGLASLVGAFGADILGPDGALDRPALAAKAFRNDQARGVLNGIVHPLVARRRSEILAAVPDDAVIVEDIPLLVESGLAPLFPLVVVVHADVEVRVRRLVEQRGMPEADARARIAAQATDEQRRAVADVWLDNSSSPEVLVQRAREVWNCRILPFARNVNARVIARPPARLVPSDPTWPDQAKRIIARLKTVCGHRALRVDHIGSTAVPHYPDFLAKDVIDIQITVESLEVADELVESLLSIGYPRLDQITMDHDKADARSVIDRYDHSGGPALWHKRFHGSADPGRPTNVHIRVDGWPNQQFALLFVDWLTANPAVRADYLAVKREAEKHAALGDGGVERYVAVKEPWFLDAYRRAWDWADSIGWRPRPV from the coding sequence ATGCTGCGAATCGGGCTGACCGGCGGTATCGGCGCTGGGAAGTCGGCGCTGTCGACAACTTTCGCCGAATGTGGCGGGGTTGTCGTCGATGGCGATGTGCTGGCCCGTGAGGTAGTCGAGCCCGGTACCGAGGGTTTGGCGTCCCTGGTTGGTGCCTTTGGCGCTGACATCTTGGGACCGGACGGGGCGCTGGATCGGCCGGCGTTGGCAGCCAAGGCGTTTCGGAACGACCAGGCAAGAGGCGTGCTGAACGGGATCGTTCATCCGTTGGTGGCGCGTCGACGTTCGGAGATTCTCGCGGCGGTCCCAGACGACGCTGTTATCGTCGAGGACATTCCGTTGCTGGTGGAATCGGGGTTGGCCCCGTTATTCCCGTTGGTGGTGGTGGTGCACGCCGATGTCGAGGTCCGTGTACGACGGCTAGTTGAGCAGCGGGGCATGCCGGAAGCCGACGCCCGGGCCAGAATTGCCGCTCAGGCCACCGACGAGCAACGGCGGGCAGTTGCCGACGTTTGGCTGGACAATTCAAGCAGCCCAGAGGTTTTGGTCCAGCGGGCACGTGAGGTGTGGAATTGCCGGATTCTGCCGTTCGCACGCAACGTGAACGCGCGCGTGATCGCGCGGCCACCGGCGCGGCTGGTGCCGTCCGACCCGACGTGGCCGGACCAGGCGAAACGCATCATCGCCCGGTTGAAAACCGTGTGCGGTCACAGGGCGTTACGGGTTGACCACATCGGGTCGACCGCCGTGCCGCACTACCCCGATTTCCTGGCCAAGGACGTCATCGACATTCAGATCACCGTCGAATCACTAGAGGTAGCAGACGAACTCGTCGAGTCGCTGTTGTCCATCGGCTACCCGCGCCTCGACCAGATCACCATGGACCACGATAAGGCCGACGCGCGCAGCGTCATCGATCGTTATGACCACAGTGGCGGTCCTGCGCTGTGGCACAAGAGGTTTCATGGATCAGCGGATCCTGGTCGGCCGACCAATGTGCACATCCGGGTGGATGGCTGGCCCAATCAGCAATTCGCCCTGCTCTTCGTCGATTGGTTGACGGCCAACCCAGCTGTCCGCGCCGACTATCTCGCGGTCAAGCGTGAAGCCGAAAAGCACGCCGCGCTCGGTGACGGGGGCGTCGAGCGCTATGTCGCAGTTAAGGAGCCCTGGTTTCTCGATGCCTATCGGCGGGCCTGGGATTGGGCAGATTCAATCGGATGGCGGCCCCGGCCCGTCTGA
- a CDS encoding DMT family transporter, with amino-acid sequence MTAGWIIPFIILGGALQTCGAAMNGQLYKHMINPWLASAISFALITLFFIGAFLIMPNPLPTTKDIATMPWWAVVGGLVGAVQVYAGLTLVNRVGAGTFIGFTVTAALIMSLLIDHFGWLRVDAHPITVWRALGGAFLVLGVVLVAKF; translated from the coding sequence ATGACCGCAGGCTGGATTATCCCATTCATTATCCTAGGCGGCGCACTTCAGACATGCGGGGCGGCAATGAATGGTCAACTTTACAAACATATGATCAACCCATGGCTGGCCTCGGCGATATCATTTGCGCTGATTACGTTGTTCTTCATCGGCGCCTTCCTGATCATGCCGAATCCGTTGCCGACCACTAAAGACATCGCCACAATGCCCTGGTGGGCCGTTGTTGGTGGCCTCGTTGGTGCCGTTCAGGTATACGCCGGTCTGACATTGGTGAACAGGGTTGGCGCGGGAACGTTTATCGGGTTCACGGTGACGGCGGCCCTCATAATGTCGTTGCTGATTGATCATTTCGGTTGGCTTCGTGTCGATGCGCACCCGATTACCGTATGGCGGGCTCTCGGCGGTGCATTCCTGGTTCTCGGAGTGGTATTAGTTGCCAAATTCTGA
- the uvrB gene encoding excinuclease ABC subunit UvrB — protein sequence MAFATEHPAGDVPVAHSEYRAVDDVVRSGARFEVVSPHAPAGDQPTAINELERRIRAGERDVVLLGATGTGKSATTAWLIERLQRPTLVMAPNKTLAAQLANELREMLPHNAVEYFVSYYDYYQPEAYIAQTDTYIEKDSSINDDVERLRHSATSALLSRRDVVVVASVSCIYGLGTPQSYLDRSVELRVGTEVPRDGLLRLLVDVQYTRNDLSFTRGSFRVRGDTVEIIPSYEELAVRIEFFGDEIEALYYLHPLTGEVIRQVESLRIFPATHYVAGPERMAQAISTIEEELAERLAELERQGKLLEAQRLRMRTNYDIEMMRQVGFCSGIENYSRHIDGRPAGSAPATLLDYFPEDFLLVIDESHVTVPQIGGMYEGDISRKRNLVEYGFRLPSAVDNRPLQWEEFADRIGQTVYLSATPGPYELSQTGGEFVEQVIRPTGLVDPKVVVKPTKGQIDDLIGEIRRRAEADQRVLVTTLTKKMAEDLTDYLLELGIRVRYLHSEVDTLRRVELLRQLRLGEYDVLVGINLLREGLDLPEVSLVAILDADKEGFLRSTRSLIQTIGRAARNVSGEVHMYADTITDSMREAIDETERRRAKQIAYNEANGIDPQPLRKKIADILDQVYREAADTEAADAVPVGGSARNASRGRRAQGEPGRAVSAGVFEGRDTSSMPRAELADLIKDLTAQMMAAARELQFELAARFRDEIADLKKELRGMDAAGLK from the coding sequence ATGGCCTTTGCCACCGAGCACCCCGCCGGAGATGTTCCGGTCGCCCATTCGGAATACCGCGCCGTTGATGACGTCGTGCGCTCCGGTGCCCGCTTCGAGGTGGTCAGCCCGCACGCTCCCGCCGGAGATCAGCCGACGGCGATCAACGAGCTAGAGCGGCGGATCCGGGCGGGTGAGCGCGACGTGGTGCTGCTGGGCGCAACCGGGACCGGTAAGTCGGCGACGACGGCGTGGCTGATCGAGCGTCTGCAGCGTCCCACGCTGGTCATGGCGCCGAACAAGACCCTGGCCGCGCAGTTGGCGAATGAACTGCGAGAAATGTTGCCGCACAACGCGGTCGAGTACTTTGTGTCGTACTACGACTACTACCAGCCGGAGGCGTATATCGCGCAGACGGACACCTACATCGAGAAGGACAGCTCGATCAACGACGACGTGGAGCGGCTGCGGCACTCGGCCACGTCGGCCTTGCTTTCGCGGCGCGATGTGGTGGTGGTGGCTTCGGTGTCGTGCATTTATGGCCTGGGTACCCCCCAGTCCTATCTGGATCGCTCCGTCGAGTTGCGAGTCGGCACCGAGGTGCCGCGGGACGGACTGCTGCGACTTTTGGTCGACGTGCAGTACACCCGCAACGACCTTTCGTTCACCCGTGGCTCGTTTCGGGTCCGCGGGGACACCGTGGAGATCATTCCCTCCTACGAAGAGCTGGCGGTGCGTATCGAGTTCTTCGGCGACGAGATCGAAGCGCTGTATTACCTGCACCCGTTGACCGGGGAGGTCATTCGCCAGGTCGAGTCGCTGCGGATCTTCCCGGCCACCCACTATGTGGCCGGGCCGGAGCGGATGGCCCAGGCGATCTCCACGATCGAGGAGGAGCTTGCCGAGCGGCTCGCCGAACTCGAGAGGCAGGGCAAGTTGCTGGAGGCGCAGCGGTTGCGGATGCGCACCAACTACGACATCGAGATGATGCGCCAGGTGGGATTTTGCTCGGGGATCGAGAACTATTCTCGCCACATCGACGGACGGCCCGCTGGCTCAGCCCCTGCCACGCTGCTGGATTATTTTCCCGAGGACTTCTTGCTGGTCATCGACGAGTCTCACGTCACCGTCCCACAGATCGGCGGCATGTACGAAGGCGACATTTCACGGAAGCGCAACTTGGTGGAGTACGGGTTCCGGCTACCCTCGGCGGTGGACAACCGCCCGCTGCAATGGGAGGAGTTCGCCGACCGGATCGGGCAGACGGTATATCTGTCGGCAACCCCAGGGCCCTATGAACTCAGTCAGACCGGAGGCGAGTTCGTCGAGCAGGTGATTCGGCCTACCGGCCTGGTGGATCCCAAAGTCGTGGTCAAGCCGACCAAGGGGCAGATCGACGACCTGATCGGTGAGATCCGCAGGCGGGCCGAGGCCGACCAGCGGGTGCTGGTGACGACGCTGACCAAGAAGATGGCCGAAGACCTCACCGACTACCTGCTGGAACTGGGCATCCGGGTGCGCTATCTGCACTCCGAAGTCGACACATTGCGTCGGGTGGAGCTGCTGCGCCAGCTACGGCTCGGCGAGTACGACGTGCTGGTCGGCATCAATCTGCTCCGCGAGGGCCTGGACCTGCCCGAGGTCTCGCTAGTGGCGATTCTCGACGCCGATAAGGAAGGGTTTTTGCGGTCCACCCGCAGCCTCATCCAGACCATCGGCCGCGCCGCTCGCAACGTGTCGGGGGAAGTACACATGTACGCCGACACCATCACCGACTCGATGAGGGAGGCCATCGACGAGACCGAACGGCGGCGGGCCAAGCAGATCGCCTACAACGAGGCCAACGGGATCGACCCACAACCGCTGCGCAAAAAGATCGCCGACATCCTCGACCAGGTCTATCGCGAGGCCGCCGATACCGAAGCCGCCGACGCCGTCCCGGTCGGCGGCTCGGCGCGCAATGCCTCCCGCGGCCGGAGAGCGCAGGGGGAGCCGGGTCGGGCGGTGAGCGCGGGCGTGTTCGAAGGCCGCGACACTTCGAGCATGCCGCGCGCGGAGCTGGCGGACCTGATCAAGGACCTCACCGCGCAGATGATGGCTGCGGCGCGGGAATTACAGTTCGAGCTGGCGGCCCGATTCCGTGACGAGATCGCCGATCTCAAGAAGGAACTGCGCGGGATGGATGCCGCCGGTCTGAAGTAA
- a CDS encoding mannosyltransferase, with product MAGDQDHRGSPTVTSIMSVPTLEQGTAAVLEPTEHPPARGRWLDPWAVALLATAISAAWAARPSLWFDEGATISASASRTVPELWKLLGHIDAVHGLYYLLMHGWFMIFPPTEFWSRVPSSLAIGAAAAGVVVFTKQFSGRTNALCAGVVFAILPRVTWAGIEARSSALSVAAAVWLTVVLVTAVRRNSRWRWLRYALVLVLSILVNLNFGLLVLVHAALLPLLAPENTRKSPVIRWTIATVAALVAMTPFVLFAHGQIWQVGWISGLNRNLLLDVMHRQYFDHSVPFAILAGVIVVAAGALRLAGVSGRSDGTGPLLLASVAWVVIPTAVVLIYSAIVEPVYYPRYLILTAPGAAVVLAVCIVAIARRPWYIAGIVALLAVAAFPNYFFTQRGPYAKEGWDYSQVADLISAHAAPGDCLLVDNTVPWRPGPVRALLATRPGAFQSLIDVERGAYGPTVGTLWDGHVAVWLTTAKINKCTTVWTISNHDASLPDHQVGQSLSPGTAFGRTPAYRFPSYLGFHIVERWQFHYSQVVKSTR from the coding sequence ATGGCTGGTGACCAGGATCATCGCGGGAGCCCTACAGTGACAAGCATCATGTCCGTACCAACGCTTGAGCAGGGCACGGCGGCCGTCCTTGAGCCCACTGAGCACCCGCCCGCACGTGGCCGATGGCTAGACCCGTGGGCCGTTGCGTTGCTGGCCACGGCTATCAGCGCCGCCTGGGCCGCGAGGCCGTCTTTGTGGTTCGACGAGGGCGCCACCATCTCGGCGTCGGCAAGCCGGACAGTGCCGGAGCTATGGAAACTACTGGGCCACATCGACGCCGTGCACGGCCTCTACTACCTGTTGATGCACGGCTGGTTCATGATCTTTCCGCCCACCGAATTCTGGTCACGAGTTCCCAGCAGCCTGGCTATCGGGGCGGCGGCCGCGGGCGTTGTGGTGTTCACCAAGCAATTTTCCGGGCGAACTAACGCGTTGTGCGCCGGTGTCGTCTTCGCCATCCTGCCGCGGGTGACGTGGGCCGGGATCGAGGCTCGCTCCTCTGCGCTGTCGGTGGCCGCCGCCGTCTGGCTCACCGTCGTGCTGGTTACGGCCGTGCGGCGGAACAGCCGCTGGCGGTGGCTGCGCTACGCGCTGGTGTTGGTGCTGTCGATCCTGGTCAATCTCAACTTCGGTCTGCTGGTGCTGGTCCACGCCGCACTGCTGCCGCTGTTGGCCCCGGAAAACACACGAAAGTCCCCGGTCATCCGGTGGACGATCGCTACGGTGGCCGCACTCGTGGCGATGACACCGTTCGTGCTGTTCGCCCACGGCCAGATCTGGCAGGTCGGATGGATTTCGGGACTGAACAGAAACCTGTTGCTCGACGTGATGCATAGGCAGTATTTCGACCACAGCGTTCCGTTCGCAATCCTCGCCGGCGTGATCGTTGTCGCGGCTGGTGCGCTGCGCTTGGCCGGCGTGTCAGGGCGCAGCGACGGTACCGGCCCACTCCTGCTGGCCAGCGTGGCGTGGGTGGTCATCCCCACCGCCGTCGTGCTGATCTACTCGGCGATCGTCGAACCCGTTTACTACCCGCGCTACCTGATCCTCACCGCCCCCGGCGCGGCCGTCGTGCTAGCGGTCTGCATCGTCGCCATCGCCCGGAGGCCCTGGTACATCGCCGGAATTGTGGCGCTGCTGGCCGTCGCCGCGTTCCCCAACTACTTCTTCACACAACGGGGGCCCTACGCCAAGGAGGGCTGGGACTACAGCCAGGTGGCGGACCTAATCAGTGCTCATGCCGCCCCGGGAGACTGTCTCCTGGTCGACAACACGGTGCCCTGGAGGCCCGGTCCCGTTCGCGCACTGCTGGCGACCCGGCCGGGCGCCTTCCAGTCCCTGATCGACGTCGAGCGCGGCGCCTATGGGCCCACGGTCGGCACGCTGTGGGACGGGCACGTCGCGGTGTGGCTCACGACGGCCAAAATCAACAAGTGCACCACCGTCTGGACGATCTCCAATCACGATGCGTCGCTACCCGATCATCAAGTGGGGCAATCACTGTCACCGGGTACGGCGTTCGGACGGACGCCCGCCTACCGCTTCCCGAGCTACCTGGGTTTCCACATTGTCGAGCGGTGGCAGTTCCACTATTCGCAGGTGGTCAAGTCAACACGTTGA
- a CDS encoding MFS transporter, translating into MTDTVSPAGSWRELLTTHLGTSTVLAGGVAMYATNEFLTISLLPSTIAEIGGGRLYAWVTTLYLVGSVVAATMVNSMLRALGPRWSFLLGLALFGVASVVCGAAPTMEVLIAGRALQGIAGGLLAGLGYALINAALPRSLWTRGSALVSAMWGVATIVGPATGGLFAQLGLWRWAFGAMAMLTAAMALLVTMVLAAGRVDPRDATSIPPALKVPVWSLLLVGSAALAVSVAQLPRNGMATTGLLVLGVLLVGLAVVVDWRSDAAVLPHSVFGSGPLKWIYLTMAMQMMAVMVDTYVPLFGQRLGHLTPVAAGFLGASLAIGWTVSEIASASLNNPRTIGRVIAIAPLVMASGLALAAFTQRADAPIGVVALWAGALMIAGFGIGMAWPHLSARAMQSVDDPAEGGAAAAAINTVQLISGAFGAGLAGVVVNTATGGEVAAARWLFAVFTVLAGVGLLSSYRVSHPATRGDHDSTC; encoded by the coding sequence GTGACCGACACGGTGAGCCCGGCCGGCAGCTGGCGTGAGCTGCTGACCACCCATCTGGGGACCTCCACCGTGCTGGCCGGTGGTGTCGCGATGTACGCGACCAACGAGTTTTTGACGATCAGTCTGCTGCCGAGCACGATCGCCGAGATCGGCGGCGGCCGACTGTATGCCTGGGTGACCACGTTGTATCTGGTTGGCTCCGTGGTCGCGGCGACCATGGTCAACTCGATGCTGCGTGCCCTGGGCCCGCGCTGGTCATTTCTGTTGGGATTGGCCCTCTTCGGCGTGGCCAGTGTGGTCTGCGGGGCGGCGCCGACGATGGAGGTCCTGATAGCGGGGCGTGCCCTCCAAGGGATCGCCGGCGGATTGCTCGCCGGCTTGGGCTATGCGCTGATCAACGCCGCTCTGCCACGCTCGTTGTGGACTCGCGGATCCGCGCTCGTGTCGGCGATGTGGGGCGTCGCGACGATCGTCGGGCCGGCGACGGGTGGCCTCTTTGCACAACTAGGACTGTGGCGGTGGGCGTTTGGCGCCATGGCCATGCTGACGGCGGCGATGGCTCTGCTGGTAACGATGGTGCTAGCCGCGGGCCGGGTCGATCCGCGCGATGCAACCTCGATACCCCCGGCGCTCAAGGTGCCGGTGTGGTCGTTGCTGCTGGTGGGCAGCGCCGCGTTGGCGGTCAGCGTGGCCCAGCTCCCGCGTAACGGGATGGCAACCACCGGACTGCTCGTTCTCGGCGTGTTGTTGGTCGGGCTGGCCGTGGTCGTCGACTGGCGAAGCGACGCAGCGGTATTGCCGCACAGCGTATTTGGCAGCGGGCCGCTGAAATGGATTTATCTGACCATGGCGATGCAGATGATGGCGGTGATGGTCGACACGTATGTACCGCTGTTCGGACAGCGGTTGGGGCACCTGACGCCGGTGGCTGCCGGCTTTTTGGGGGCATCATTGGCGATCGGCTGGACGGTCAGCGAGATCGCCAGCGCATCGCTGAACAACCCACGAACCATCGGGCGCGTGATCGCGATCGCGCCGCTGGTAATGGCGTCGGGTCTGGCGCTGGCCGCATTCACCCAGCGGGCCGACGCCCCTATCGGGGTTGTCGCGCTGTGGGCAGGGGCGCTGATGATCGCCGGGTTCGGCATCGGGATGGCCTGGCCGCATCTGTCGGCCCGCGCCATGCAATCCGTCGACGACCCCGCCGAGGGTGGCGCTGCCGCTGCCGCCATCAACACCGTGCAGCTGATCTCCGGAGCATTTGGCGCCGGACTGGCCGGTGTCGTCGTGAATACCGCCACCGGCGGCGAGGTGGCGGCCGCACGCTGGCTATTCGCGGTCTTCACGGTGCTGGCCGGGGTCGGACTCCTGTCCTCCTACCGGGTATCCCACCCAGCCACCCGGGGTGATCACGACTCAACGTGTTGA